The Salvelinus alpinus chromosome 10, SLU_Salpinus.1, whole genome shotgun sequence genome includes the window ctacagctgcaccatcgagtgcatcctgactggttgcatcactgcctggcatggaaactgctcggcctccgaccgcaaggcactatagagggtagtgcgtgcggcccagtacatcactgaggccaagattcctgccatccaggacctctataccattcTATATGTGTCAGAAgaatgccctaaaaattgtcaaagactccaaccactcaagtcatagactgttctctctgctaccacacggcaagtggtacctgagcaccaagtctagatccaagaggcttctaagcagcttctacccccaagccataagactcctgaacatctaatcaaatgtctactcagactatttacattgccccccctcatttaagctgctgctactctgtttattatctatgcatagtcactttaataactctacatgtacatattaactcgactaaccggtgcccacgGACACTgactaccggtaccccctgtatatagcctcgcaattgttattttactgctgctctttcattatttgttacttttattaggtatttttcttaaaactgcattgttggttaagggcttgtaagtaagcatttcactgtaaagtctaaacctgttgtattcggtgcatgtgacaaatacagttagatttgtaagagctatttgaccaagaaggagtgatggagtgctgcatcagatgacctggcctccagaatcacccgatctcaactcaattgagattgtttgggatgagttggaccgcagagtgaaggaaaagcagccaacaagttctcagcatatgtgggaactccttcaacactgttggaaaagcattccaggtgaagctggttgagagaatgctgagtgtgcaaagctgtcatcaaggcaaagggtggctactttgaagaatctcaaatatcgcattatttgtttaacactttgttcactacatgattacatatgtgttatttcatagttttgatgtcttcactattattctactatgtagaaaatagtaatgaATTAgtgggtccaaacttttgactggtactgtatgtttaccAGGACTTCTAATCTAAACCTGTATCTGGGTTGTTGTGATTACTCAGATTCCACAAGATACAGATCTGAAGAGGATGAGAGGACAACGAGCTGTGGTGATCTGTCAGTGACCTTGGTAATGTTGGCATAACCTTACCCAAATGTTGTCAATGTAGGCTACTGCTGCTCAGTGTCACTCTGTCAATCATGCCACTGCAACAAATACAGGTTTCTCCTCTACAACTAATCTGCCCACCCTAacccagacctgtgtgtgggtgtgcatgcctactgaaaaacaaatgacaaaaTATGAAATCCTCAAATTAAAacgtttttaaaaaatgtatacattatAAATGGATCATTATGATACAGTACAAAGTTCACAATGGCAAAACGTATAACTTGTGATAAAAATACATTTCTGAAATCATTCTTATATATTACAGTTACATAACAGCAACACTATCACATCCAAACACACTGGCTGAGAGGTGAAGAATTATGATCCACCTCAACCACTTTGCTCACCAAGAAAAGTACTGAACTGATTTCTTATTGCACAATTCAGTGTAACAGAACACAACAAGCTTAGGTCATCCATTGCGTTCTGTCAGTTTAGTCCATATACACATGTGAGAATATATCAGTATTCTCCAACGGATCCTAATCCCACATAATTCTCCCTTAAACGTacgcgtgtgcacacacacacacacacgcagtttcTTTCTCCGTCACGCTATGCCAGAGTTCTCTCGGCTGATAGAACAATCTTAGTGTGGTCGTCGTCATGCTCGTCGTCAGGGAGTGGCTCATACTGGCGACGATACAACAGGCGGGTTACCAAGGTGATGATGAACATCTCCAGGATTAACAACTGTTGACTCATcactacagagagagaaggagggcgtgggagagagagggggggagagatgggagagagagaggaggagggcgtgggagagatgggagagagaggaggagggcgtgggagagagaggggggaagagatgggagagagaggggggagagagaggaggagggcgtgggagagagaggggggaagagatgggagaaagaggagggagagagaggaggagggcgtgggagagagagggggggagagagatgggagagagaggaggagggtgtgggagagagaggggggagagatgggagagagagggggagagagaggaggagggcgtgggagagagaggggggagaggaggagggcgtgggagagagatgggagagagaggggggagagagaggaggagggcgtgggagaggggggagagatgggagagagagaggaggagggtgtgggagagagaggggatagagaggaggagggcgtgggaggggggggggagatgggagagagaggggggagagagaggaggagggcgtgggagagagaggggggaagagatgggagagagaggaggagggcgtgggagagggggggaagagatgggagagagaggaggagggcatgggagagagggggagagatgggagagagaggggggagagtgaggaggagggcgtgggagagagagggagggagagatgggagagagaggagggagagagagaaggagggcgtgggagagagagggggggagagatgggagagagagagagaggaggagggcgtgggagagggggggaagagatgggagagagaggaggagggcgtgggagagagaggggggagagatgggagagagaggggggagagtgaggaggagggcgtgggagagagagggggagagatgggagagagaggagggagagagagaaggagggcgtgggagagagaggggggagagatgggagagagagagagaggaggagggcgtgggagagggggggaagagatgggagagagaggaggagggcgtgggagagagagggggggagagatgggagagagaggagggagagagaggaggagggcgtgggagagagggggggagagatgggagagagaggagggagagagaggaggagggcgtgggagagagagggggggagggggagagagagcggggagagagaggaggagggcgtgggagagagagcggggggagagatgggggagagagaggaggggggcgtgggagagagaggggggagagatgggatagagaggaggagggcgtgggagagggggggagagatgggagagagaggggggagagagaggaggagggcgtgggagagagagggggggagaggaggagggcgtgggagagagagggcgtgggagagatgggagagagagggggagagagaggaggagggcgtgggagagagagcggggggagagatgagagagagggggagagagaggaggagggcgtgggagagagagggggggagagatgggagagagagggggagagagaggaggagggcgtgggagagagagggggggagatgaggagggcgtgggagaggggggagagatgggatagagaggggggagagagaggaggagggcgtgggagagagagggggagagatgggagagagagggggagagagaggaggagggcgtgggagagagagggggggagggcgtgggagagagaggggggagagatgggagagagaggggggagagagaggagggcgtgggagagagaggggggagagatgggagagagagggggagagatgggagagagagggggggagagatgggagagagagggggggagagatgggagagagaggaggagggcgtgggggggagagatgggagagagaggggggaagagatgggagagagagggggagagagaggaggagggcgtgggagagagagggggggggagatgggagagagaggaggagggcgtgggagagagaggagggggggagagaggaggagggcgtgggagagagaggaggggggagagatgggagagagaggggggagagagaggaggagggcgtgggagagagaggggggagagagagggggagggcgtGGGAGAGAAGGattggggacagagagaggggggagagagaggtcacTTATGGTATCTTCTAGCCTGTGAGGATAGTGTGTATATGTTTAATAAGGGATATAGTGatgaagggatggatggagatGAGTCTCACAGTatcccctggcctgagaggagtATGGCGGGGTGCAGGCGATAGTTCCCATCATAGCCAGGATGTTGATGATGGCTGACTGGAGCTGACTCAGCACTAGCACCAGCTGCACGGCATCATGGGTAAAACATAAAAACACTGTGCTCAGCATGAGTAAACACATGTTATCATTTTCTGTTTCAGGGTATTAACTGACCTCTGATTGGTTGAGTTGGGCCTTACTGTATACCAGagttctccaaccctgttcctggagagctactgtcctgtaggttttcattcaaaccccagttgtaactaacctgattcagctaattattagaatcaggtgcactagattagggttggagtgaaaacctgcaggacagtagctctccaggaacagggttggagttaaaacctacaggagggtagctctgcaggaacagggttggagtgaaaacctgcagGATAGTAgctctgcaggaacagggttggagtgaaaacctgcagGATAGTAgctctgcaggaacagggttggagtgaaaacctgcaggatagtagctctccaggaacagggttggagttaaaacctgcAGGACAGTAgctctgcaggaacagggttggagtgaaaacctgcaggatagtagctctccaggaacagggttggagttaaaacctgcAGGACAGTAgctctgcaggaacagggttggagtgaaaacctgcaggacagtagctctccaggaacagggttggagttaaaacctgcAGGACAGTAgctctgcaggaacagggttggagtgaaaacctgcaggatagtagctctccaggaacagggttggagtgaaaacctacaggacagtagctctccaggaacagggttggagtgaaaacctacaggacagtagctctccaggaacagggttggagtgaaaacctacaggacagtagctctgcaggaacagggttggagtgaaaacctgcaggataatagctctccaggaacagggttggagtgaaaacctacaggacagtagctctgcaggaacagggttggagtgaaaacctacaggacagtagctctccaggaacagggttggagtgaaaacctacaggacagtagctctgcaggaacagggttggagtgaaaacctacaggacagtagctctgcaggaacagggttggagtgaaaacctacaggacagtagctctccaggaacagagttggagagccGTGCTTTACCTCTTTCCTCTGATTGGCTCACTTacatagcgtgtgtgtgtgtgtgtgtgtaatctcaCCTGGTACATGGCGTATTTGGGAATGATCTTGAGGCTGCGCAGCACGGTCCTGAGATGCATGAACATGATGGCTACAGGCCACAGTGCTATGATGGTCAGGACCCCCACTCCCAGGGAGATCCAGATAGACGCTCCCGTTACCGCCGTCTGAAACACATACGGCGTTgggagtgtatgtgtgtttagaTAGTCCCCGGTTCCAGCCCAGGTTATGGAGATGAGCGGGACAGAGTCaactctgtgagtgtgtgtgtgtgggagttttCAAATGGGCGTGTGCGTTTGGAAAGAGtatggttctgtgtgtgtgattgtaggtatgcgtgtgtgtgtgtgattgtaggtatgcgtgtgtgtgtgtgtgtgattgtaggtatgcgtgtgtgtgtgtgattgtaggtatgcgtgtgtgtgtgtgtgtgattgtaggtatgcgtgtgtgtgtgtgattgtaggtatgcgtgtgtgtgtgtgtgtgattgtaggtatgcgtgtgtgtgtgtgattgtaggTATGCGTGTGTTGACGCCCCACACTCACATCTGTAACGTTGAAGTTGCCATTGGTCCAGAGGATGATTGACAGAATGGTGAAGACAACCTTCATCAGGGCGAACTGGAACGATCCCAACTTCAGCAGGAACAAACTCCGGCTGGAGAAAACCACAGGAAAACATTCATTCAACATATATTTcatatgtatattgtatacatataTTTAACATATTATTTaatatgtatattgtatacatataTTTAACATATTATTTaatatgtatattgtatacatataTTTAACATATTATTTaatatgtatattgtatacatataTTTAACATATTAGTATGACTTTGTAATATGTCATGTCCTATAGGGTGCAATGACCAGTAGGGGGCATATTTGGGGTGATAATGTTTTCTGACATGTCTCTATATGGACCCATACGAGGGTGAGTGGCCAGGGGGTACATTCAACCTGTTGGGGCCTGAACCAATACAGATAGTTTCACTACTAAACTGTGTGTGTTACCGTGTGATGTTAACATGGGGTAGacagaggcagcagcagcagcagggacCAGTACTGATCTTCAGTTTGTTCCTCCCTGCTCGCCGTAGAAACGCCTCGTCACCCCCCACCTCCTCGATCATTAACACCAGGAACTTAAACACGACGATCGCAAAGTAGCTGTGGAGGCAGGCACAAACATGTTCCACACATCAAGAACGCCAAGCAGTGAAGGAGGGaagatagacagagggagagatgggtgtGGAAAGATCTACACACACTATTGTAATGGTGTCTTTAGTATCTCTGTAGGTTTTGCTGACACAGGGTATATCTTCCTGCTCTCTAATGGGTTTCCTGTCTGTCACAGAAGGAGTCTGAGATCAAGAGAACCCCAGATCCACTCAGACACAGGAAGAGATAGAAGgtggaagagaggaaagaggataggatggaagagagagagagacaatatgagaGAAAAATTGATACATAGAGAAAatgaaagacaggagagagatagGAAAAGAGCGAGGGATGAGTAACATACCAGGCGGAGGTCATGTCAGTAAACATGGTGGCTCGGGGAATCCACATCCCCAGACAGGACATGGTGCCAATCACCTGACACACACAGCCGAGACATACAGCCTTAGTTTGGATACTTTAACAATGCAGTCTTCCTAACCGTGCTACTGCCCTAGAATTTCCTAGTAAACTGACGGGATGGGTCATAACTAAAGTTGTTATTTTGTTCCTTGGCCGCATGTGTTTCTTCTGTAGAGGGACGTACCAGTAGGTACCAGATTAAAGGCTGCCTTCAGTGTGTTCTTACCACATGTGTTTCTACTGTAGGGGGACATAGCAGTAGTACCAGCAGGTACCAGATTAAAGGCTGCCTTCAGTGTGTTCTTACCACACGTGTTTCTACTGTAGGGGGACATAGCAGTAGTACCAGCAGGTACCAGATTAAAGGCTGCCTTCAGTGTGTTCTTACCGGCGCTGCCCCGTTGACCCAGATGATGGCGCTCTTCTTGTGGGAGGGAACCTTCCGGTAGATGTACCAACACTCCTCTATGTAGACCAGCATGGACACCGCTGCCATGAAGGTCAGCACTGAGTACAGGATGATACCAAAGATGTCCAActctaaagacagacagacagaggaggtgTTTACAGGAAGACAATGAAAAGTATCGAACAGGAAATCAAAAAACAGCACCATCCCGTCTGCCAAACACAGAGTAACTAACTCACACATGCAAACGCCGGTACCCCTGGCCACACAATTAACTAAGAATAAACTGACACATACACAAATACACTTGTATACATGTCTGCAGACAGCCATGTCaaacaaaatgttatttgtcacattcttCATAAACAGCAGgtttagactaacagtgaaatgcttacttatggatCATTTTCCAACAATGAAGAGTTAAcatgatatatacagtactattcaaaaggttggacacatctactcattaaatggttttcctttgttttgacattgtagaataatagtgaagacatcaaaactatgaaataacacatatggaatcatgtagtaaccaaaacaaagtgttaaatcaaaatagatttattTTAAATTCttgagtagccaccctttaccttgacagctttgcacactctaggcattctctcaaccagcttcatgaggtagtcacctgtaatgcatttcaattaacaggtgtgccttgttaaaagttaaatttgtagaatttctttccttcttaaagcgtttga containing:
- the LOC139531538 gene encoding organic solute transporter subunit alpha-like gives rise to the protein MDGNRTIDPSCSEKPPVAIDIILKLDIFGIILYSVLTFMAAVSMLVYIEECWYIYRKVPSHKKSAIIWVNGAAPVIGTMSCLGMWIPRATMFTDMTSACYFAIVVFKFLVLMIEEVGGDEAFLRRAGRNKLKISTGPCCCCCLCLPHVNITRRSLFLLKLGSFQFALMKVVFTILSIILWTNGNFNVTDTAVTGASIWISLGVGVLTIIALWPVAIMFMHLRTVLRSLKIIPKYAMYQLVLVLSQLQSAIINILAMMGTIACTPPYSSQARGYLMSQQLLILEMFIITLVTRLLYRRQYEPLPDDEHDDDHTKIVLSAERTLA